The segment atctttcccagcctcctttttATAGAttgagaaactgaggcctagagaggtAAAGATAAATAATGTTAACTTTGAAACACAGTCAGTTCTGCTATAACGTGACACGTGTTTCTAAAATTCACCACACTATGCAGAAACTTCCAACAAAAACCACAGAGCTTGTAGGGAAGATAGGGTTAGGGACATGACAGGATGCTCAAAAgcttcatcagtgatatttttttaaatttagtaatgTAAAAATTGGTGGCACAGTTTACACGTTAAATCATAAGAACGtaaatcatttgacaaatatcGTGCTTTACCTTGACAAAAACCTGAGGTTTGCTTGTGAAAGTGGGCATCAGGGGCACTGAGGTACTTGGGTTATTGTGAGGTGATGGAAGGAGTGTCACGGGAAATCAGAAGGAGCATTATAATACCAGTCGTGGATGGTGTGGCTTGTAACACACGTGGTGAACTGAGGTCACTGTCAGATTAACGTTTGAGAcatgtgttttgtgttttcctaTGCAGCTCCGTTTAGCTCTGTTTGGGTTTCTTTGTGGATGAAAGTGCATATAAGCAAATATGGAATTCATATTACAATCAAATTGTCACTTAATATACCTATAGCATTGGAAcaaatttgtattttcaaaacaaGCGTTTTAGCAAAACTGCCAGTATTAGCTATTAACCTAGGTCCTCCTCAGCAGAATTCAGGCTAGTGCTGAATTCACGTAGCTCTTAGTCTCACACTGGTAACACAGTCTCCAGAAATCTGATGAGGAAAGACATTTCAGGGAGGGGGGCAATGGTTGCCTCTAGCGTGGCAGCCACCTTCTCTCAAAATAAAGAAGGTAGGTTCAGTTGTCCAAAAGAAGCATAAGCAAAATGCCAGTTACACATCCAGAGCAGAAGACTTagcctgaggaggaggaggagactgaTAATACTGCATTACTTTCGACAGGTACCTCTAAGTCTGGAGTGCAGTACAAGGGCCATGTGGAGATCCCCAATTTGTCTGATGAAAATAGCGTGGATGAAGTGGAGGTTTGTGCTTTCCAATTCCTCATCTGTCTGAGTTTCCTACATCCTCTTATtctcagatgagaaaaataatctgTCTTCAAGATTACAGACCAGGCTTGGCCTAAGCATTCAGAACCCCAGTCTGCAGACGACTTTCTGGGTCTGTGGTGCCATTAGGAGCTTCCCGAGCAGTTTATGCTTATTCAGTTACTTTGCTTTAGTGAGTGGTGTGAGTTTTAACATTAGCCACTTTTGTCTTGGCAGTAGGTAGCAGAGAGACCTTGAGAAGAAACACTCATGGGGATTGTACGAATACCTCAACTGTCATGCATTTCCTTTGCAAATGTCAGCGGTTATCTGACTGCTCGGCACCTACATCTCCTAATGTGGGTGCCTCTCAAGCTATTTACCACCTACTTCTGATCTTTCATTCAGATTAGTGTGAGCCTTGCCAAAGATGAGCCTGACACAAATCTCGTGGCCTTAATGAAGGAAGAAGGGGTGAAACTTCTAAGAGAAGCAATGGGAATTTACATCAGCACCCTCAAAACAGGTATCCTTTGAGTAGTTATAAGTGCCTTGAGAAGATAGTTTTCCACCTGTCAGATGCTAATTAAGGGGCTTGACAGTTCTTTCTTTAGTAAATGAGTAGAAATCTGGGCGGAGAAGGCTTATTTCATCTTGAAATCAGTCTGTAAAGTTTGAATTAGGGAAAGATTTAGAGATGTGTTGTCTAATGTGTTGGCTGTTGAGGACATGAAATGTGGCAGTCCAAATTGGGATGTGCTCTgagtataaaatatgtaataaattttGAAGacttggtatttttttaaaaagaagaatatcTCAATTATCTGATACTGACAACACACAAATGGTAGAATGGATATATGAGGGGAATGTGGTCAAAATTAATTTCACGTGTCCATTTTAACACTTTAGGGTGGTTACTAGAAAATGTAGTGTTACATTTGAGGCTGAGGTGGTATTTCTGTTGGACTCACTGATCTAAAGACCCGGCATCTCCAGATTGAGCACAGTCCTGGACTGTTCTTAGGATTACTTGAATAGTAGTCCTCTCAGCTGTCCCCCTGAACTCCAGCTTTGCCCACGTGATCTGGTCTGGGTGTCGGAGTACCTCTGGTGACCATCAGAGGGAGCCAGTGTAGAGGTGGGAACCAGTGCTCTGATGCCCTAATAGTTGTGGCTGTCCTACAGAGGTACAGCAGAGTGGAGAAGGGGACTAAATATGCAGCTGTGAGCATCTTCCCCACTCTTGAAGGCTTTGGAAGTGCCGCTGCAGTCATTGGCTGCCATCCGCAGTAGACCTCACACACATTTAACAAGTTGTGATGCTTCTGATTGAGTTGGGGGTTTCAAGTAATCCTAATGACCATACTGCATTCTGTAGGATACACTCAGGTACCCATGTGGCATGGATCAAAGGGAAAGACGTAAAATGGATCGACTCCTCCTTCTGTTGTCATTACCTCCTCCTGAGTTAGGACGGCCATGTTTTGAACTACGGTGAAGCCCCAAATCTCAGCTCCCAAGAAATAACTTCCAGGAGCTGGATTTTGTCTTTTCAGAATTCACGCAGGGTATGATCTTGCCTACAATGAATGGAGAGTCAGTAGACCCAGCCGGGCCGCCAGCACTGAAAACTGAGGAGCGCAAGGTAACCAGTATCCCTGCATGGTGGGGCAGGAGGCTGTCTGGAAAGGGAGTTGAGACACTGCCTCTTCCTTAAGTCTGTATCTCAGCTTTTTCTCTCCCACCCTAACCTCCGAGCCAGAGGTGCTGCTTTTCAGGGTCCACAGAATGTAGTTGTATGTTGCCCCATCTTTAACCtggtttttattcatttatgacAGACTCCTAGAGCAAATGGAAGCCATCAAGCCATCAGGggcttcagagtccaactcttgGTATTTAACACCAGTGAGGAGGTTATGAACGCAGGTTCCCCTGTATGCATCTAAAATAATATATCTACGTTTCATCCTTTGATATTAAAGTTCTCATCAAAGTGTCAGAGGTTACTTAGGTCACTGACCTCACCTAACAGGAAACTGACTGATTTCATCCCACTGGAGGGGAGGACAAACTGTTTTCTGGAGTTGGCGCTTGTTTGGTTTGGCTTCAGCACCTGGTTTTCAGCCCTCCTGCCCCTTTGTCACACTCGGAAGGATATTCTGGGGGTGCTGCTTCTGACTATTTAAACAGACATTCTGCTTGAGGATTACACAGGACTCTCCAGAAGTACATAATGATTTAGTGTGTCCTCTGGCATGGGCTTTAAAGAAGTATCACTTTTCTTTCGCCCAGAGTGGCACTGAGTGTGCTGAGAAAATCCCCCTCCTCACAGAAATGCCCATGCACATACATTTCCTCTGAGCCCCTGGAGTAGTTTAGCCTTGGAGGTGACAAGGTTTGTGAGACTGAATGGCAGTGTGTCCCTGCAGCCCTGTGAAGTGAGGTCTCACCAGTACTCTATAAACTGACAGTTTCACTGCCACTTCCACAGGCTAAGTCTGCTCCTTCAAAAACCCAGGCCAGACCCGTTGGTGTCAAAATCCCCACTTGTAAGATCACCCTTAGAGAAAGCTTCCTGACATCACCAGAGGAGCTCTATAGAGTTTTTACCACCCAAGAGGTAAGTACAGTCCTGTCCTTCCAGCTCCTGGCGTCTGCCGTTCCAGGTGACTAGAGTTGTGGGGACATCCTCTCACTGCAGAAAAGTGCTGAGTGGAGCCACGAGACTTTCCTTGTTCTCAAAGAGGCAAAGGAAAGACATGTTCAAGCCACCACTCATTAAAGtggatttgcctttttttttctccttgtactAATTTTGGGTCCTGTAAGTGGGAACAACTGGAATCATTCATGTTAGAAAAGTAAATGGATCCAATGTAATGGCATCCTGGATTTAGAAAGAATTATTTGAGTTGAAGCGTGGTCTCTACTGGAACAGAAAAGAACCTGAAGCTGGTTCTTGGGCAGAGTAGTGTCTTTGGAATTGAGAGCTGAGGCACGCAGGTGTCGGCTAGCACTTCTCCTGGGTCCCCCCAAGAGCCGCACATCTTCCTACCTCCTTTTGTTCTGCAGCTCGTTCAGGCCTTCACCCACGCTCCTGCTATGTTGGAAGCAGACAAAGGTGGCAAGTTTCACTTGGTAGACGGCAATGTCTCTGGAGAATTCACTGATCTGGTGAGTTCCTGCTAGCCAGGACGTGGCTTTTATCAGCTTAGAAGAATAATgtgtcccttcctccccactcccgGCCTTTTTCTTTCCAGCTCTGTAGATAAATTTAAGACTTTAATCTCTTGGGTCAGTAAAagctcattttgtttttcaaaggaaTGCTACAATTGGACTCTCTCACTTTCCTATAGTTTTTTCCTTCATGGGATAAAATTAGTTCTTCTGGGAGAAAGCAAATATCAAAAAGGCTGACCTCTCTGATTATTTCAGGTCCCTGAGAAATACATTGCGATGAAATGGAGGTTTAAATCTTGGCCAGAAGGTAAGCAAGCATGTTTGTTCATTGCCGTTACCCCAGAACCCTTTCTTTCCCCCTCGCCTCAGGCCCCTATGGAAACCCTGGATCTGAaacctccctcccttctgccTTCCCCCAGGGCACTTTGCCATCATCACCTTGACCTTCATCGATAAGAACGGAGAAACTGAGCTGTGCATGGAAGGCCGAGGCATCCCCGCCCCAGAGGAGGAGAGGACGAGGCAGGGCTGGCAGCGGTACTACTTTGAGGGCATCAAACAGACCTTTGGCTATGGTGCGCGCTTATTTTAGGCCCCGCAGCGGGGGTACAGCCTGCCCAACACTTCAGTCCAGCCCTCTCCTGACCGGGGCTTGTGACTCACAGGATGGCACCATCCCAACCACTAACTTGGGGCTGGGGCCCTGTCCCTTCATGTATACCTTGGGTTTGTGCATGTTTTCTGCTGGGTGGGAACAGAGGGTGATTTCTCTTTTATGTGTACATACGCTAAATAAAcgtaatttaaaaaacatgcaTGTCTGGAACCTGTGTTGATGGGGTGGCTGGTATTAGAGTTCCCCTGAAGGTTAAAAAGGGTTTTGTCTTCTTCTGGCTAAATGTACATAATCAAGAGGCATGAAGGGAGCCTGCTTCTCACCAGCAAGCATTCCTGAGCTCACATCCTTTCATAATGAAGACTGGCAAAAAAGGGCAGTCAAATGTAgcctggcaggggtggggatggTACTCTGCGGTAAACAGTACCAATAAACTCCATGGCTGGTGGAGGTGGCATCCTGGGGCTCCCACTCCCCATGGCCTCTTACCCTCTTGCAAAAAGATGATCACCAGGCGCTGGTTTGAGATGCAGACAGAGATTCCCCACCCTGTGGATCCTGGGGTTCTGTTCACTGAGGTTCTGTTTATTGAGCAGTTTCTACGTTCCAGACACTGCACTAAGCAGTTTCCTTACAGTAACTTCATTAGCCCCCACAACCGCCCTGTGAGATAGATACTAC is part of the Bos indicus x Bos taurus breed Angus x Brahman F1 hybrid chromosome 10, Bos_hybrid_MaternalHap_v2.0, whole genome shotgun sequence genome and harbors:
- the AHSA1 gene encoding activator of 90 kDa heat shock protein ATPase homolog 1, whose product is MAKWGEGDPRWIVEERADATNVNNWHWTERDASNWSTDKLKTLFLAVRVQNEEGKCEVTEVSKLDGEASINNRKGKLIFFYEWSVKLNWTGTSKSGVQYKGHVEIPNLSDENSVDEVEISVSLAKDEPDTNLVALMKEEGVKLLREAMGIYISTLKTEFTQGMILPTMNGESVDPAGPPALKTEERKAKSAPSKTQARPVGVKIPTCKITLRESFLTSPEELYRVFTTQELVQAFTHAPAMLEADKGGKFHLVDGNVSGEFTDLVPEKYIAMKWRFKSWPEGHFAIITLTFIDKNGETELCMEGRGIPAPEEERTRQGWQRYYFEGIKQTFGYGARLF